In Plasmodium falciparum 3D7 genome assembly, chromosome: 6, the genomic window ATATTTcgtaataaaaattttacatTCTTATTATCTTGAAAAATGATTACACATTTTTGAAtaggaaaacaaaaaaaataataatattatatatgcatttAATTGTTATAttgaaattaaataatttttttttttttttttttaaatatttataaaaaaaacaaatatatatatatatatatatatatatatatatatatatatatatataaataagtttattttaaaatataaaagaaaatatttttataataagcCCTTGGAAAGAAACAAAATTGTAATTcttaagtttttttttttttttttgccttgtattatatatatgcatacaaAATGAgaacaaatattaatatataaatttatgtttTTGACAAATCTTCTTTATTTGAACTTTTCATactacataattttttatttctatatttatcgttttctttttctttttctttttttttcgtgGAATACaatctataaaaaaaataaaataaattaaagcatacattattatatatatattatatatatatatatatatatatatatattttttttttttttttttttggaaaatataaaaattgttaGAGCATAATAATAAACCCTAATATAATGTTGATTTAActtttatacaaatatggTAATACAAATAggattaaattataattttaaataaataacatatatattttatattttaaaaataaggaaaatatcATTAATtagtacatttatatatctatatatatatatatgtgtgcaCTAcccttttattatcatcttcattttattttttctacttTCCTTTTTAGTTTCGATTAAATAATGTGagacattttttaaaaagtaaaattagGTTTAGTGGTGGAAAGCAACATCCAAAATGGGTTGTTAaggataaagaaaaatataatatttttacttaTGATAATTCATACTATGGAGAAAATTttagatataataattttatattacatttaagatcatacaaatattatattgattATATCATTGAAAACATTTACAGAACGCTTAAAAATTGTGCaacatttttctttaatccaataaaaaatattatattaaaacacAACCCTGATATTCGTTATCAATTAGTAGCTCTTATGGCCTTTTTTGGAACAACATCTGCCATAACATGTTATCacaataatatttatcaaaatataatagatGTGACAAATATGTTAGAATTAGGAGTAGTAGATGatatgaaagaaaataatttttttgatacACAAAGTGAactacaaaataaaaatatcgaAGATTACAGTCAAGATCATGAAAGATTAACAAACTTAtggtaattttatatattttaaatgaaatatttttaaatatatttatgtttatatataaaatcattatatttgtgtacctttttttttttttttttttttattattatttttatctttattatcatcttgttatatatttttcttctttttataatttcaatAGGGAAATGGCATTAAAAGATGctacacaaaaaaatagcTTTAATCAATTATGCA contains:
- a CDS encoding ATP synthase-associated protein, putative produces the protein MFRLNNVRHFLKSKIRFSGGKQHPKWVVKDKEKYNIFTYDNSYYGENFRYNNFILHLRSYKYYIDYIIENIYRTLKNCATFFFNPIKNIILKHNPDIRYQLVALMAFFGTTSAITCYHNNIYQNIIDVTNMLELGVVDDMKENNFFDTQSELQNKNIEDYSQDHERLTNLWEMALKDATQKNSFNQLCNFLTIKEDEPIVSFKPKHIWRYNMIPYGENNPDTKTFAIPASEKPFRSFALNFTYNNLSGNWGDYVDRRDNKGSLLRPSRYMFTDVLIPTTK